In a genomic window of Wyeomyia smithii strain HCP4-BCI-WySm-NY-G18 chromosome 1, ASM2978416v1, whole genome shotgun sequence:
- the LOC129717960 gene encoding protein gustavus-like, whose protein sequence is MYAKKHLNKRRGLKHRVTPQITNMERPKRHENYEIPQRLKILLERPTVSLEEQIRHSWNKEDCSENIFVETNGLTAHRTYARNNTDCIRGKVGFTKGLHVWEITWPSEQRGTHAYVGIATSDATLQCMGYQSLLGLDSNSWGFDINRGMTLHDSIIDTYPKKQNGRERKSFEKFKIKFETIKVILDMDKGTLSFLANGQYFGEAFEGLQNKTLYPIISTVWGRSEVKMEYLGGLESKPITLQELCKYTICKGMCSIHFKENVKLFQLPKSIENYLCLQGKDFWKRSLNTDRKHECTNYCVTNNTIGLRVKDV, encoded by the coding sequence GCCAAGAAACATTTAAACAAACGAAGAGGACTAAAACATAGGGTAACGCCTCAAATTACAAATATGGAAAGACCGAAAAGACACGAAAATTATGAGATACCacaaagattaaaaattttgttggaAAGACCAACAGTATCTCTGGAAGAACAGATAAGACATTCCTGGAATAAGGAAGACTGTTCTGAAAACATATTTGTAGAAACTAATGGTCTCACAGCCCATCGAACTTATGCAAGAAACAATACTGATTGCATAAGAGGTAAAGTTGGGTTCACAAAAGGTCTCCATGTATGGGAAATAACATGGCCTAGTGAACAGAGGGGGACACATGCATACGTTGGAATAGCAACGTCTGATGCAACCCTACAATGCATGGGTTATCAAAGTCTATTAGGACTAGATAGCAATTCTTGGGGCTTTGACATAAACAGGGGCATGACGCTTCATGATTCAATCATTGACACGTACCCGAAAAAACAAAATGGTAGAGAACgaaaatcttttgaaaaattcaaaataaagttcGAGACTATTAAAGTGATACTGGATATGGATAAAGGCACACTGAGCTTTTTAGCCAATGGCCAATACTTTGGAGAAGCCTTCGAGGGTCTCCAAAATAAGACACTATACCCAATAATTTCAACAGTTTGGGGCAGAAGTGAGGTAAAAATGGAATATTTAGGTGGTTTAGAGTCTAAACCAATTACCTTACAGGAATTGTGCAAATACACAATCTGTAAAGGAATGtgttcaatacatttcaaagaAAATGTCAAACTTTTCCAATTACCAAAGTCAATAGAGAACTATTTGTGCCTTCAAGGAAAGGACTTTTGGAAAAGGAGTCTGAACACAGACAGAAAACATGAATGCACAAATTATTGTGTCACAAATAACACGATTGGGCTCCGAGTAAAagacgtgtga